GATGAAGCTTCTcgatttattttgtttcttgttcTTGTTATTGAAAGATTTAGGAGCACTTGGTTTGAATGGTAAATAtgatttgataaaataatcaagtactgtacaataattaaatgtatgaTTTGCATATTTTCGATCGAATGATAAATACCCATCCATGATCCATCCAATCACTCAAAACActtttgagtatttttttatcaccACCAAGTATAATCCTccaattatacaaaaatttcaaaatgttgCAGTATGAGTTTTTATCACACCAAGTTTGGGTGATAATTTAGTACTTACAAATGtttcatactactatttatctcttattttactgtTTTAATACTTTAACAATCTCCAAACGAATGCAAAAgatgaaatgactctattaaggTGGACCGAGAGAGTACTAAATAAGATGACTTATCTTAAAAGGCTAGTTTGTAGGAGAGATGTCACATTTAATCTATAAACTCTACACCAATTGCTCTCATAACTTATATGTGACATTGAGTCCGTACCTATTAACCCCCTTAAGGGCCAACATCCTCGTTGGTCACGACTGGTCCTTCGCTAGACCACTTCGAATTCTCATTGGTTATGATAAGTTATTTGGCTTACCACCACTCTTACTCGGTCTCGAACACTCATTTATCACAATTGTATctagtactcccttcatcccacaaaagatgtcacacttgtgggatgacacgagattttaggaggctttgttttgtgtgtaaataaatataatttttatattcatgtgagaaaaaactttttccaaaagaggaaatgtaacatcttttgtggaacaaacaaaaaaggaaagtgtgacattttttgtgggacggagtgagtaatTCCTATTCATTAGATCTAAAAGAATGACGAAATGGCCTTTTGAGAGCCAACTGTTTGAGAATGACAAAAACTATCATGTATAACGAATGACGAAAAGATCCTTTCagtttattttggttttgatttttcagtttttcgatTTCGATTTTGAACTATTTTCGGATTCGATTCGATTTGGGTAAAAATTGATCCGAAACCCGAATCTTTACCTCTAATaaccatgaatagtgaagggGGGTGTGTATCAACTGCAGGATTAAAAGCCAGCGTGTCAATTTGTGATTGGTGTCTCTTACGCTGTCCCGTCGTTTAACCATTTTCCGTTCACTTTGACAGAAAATAGAAACCTcgctaataaaaaaaaaaactggaaTAAACCTCTCCCAAATTACCTCCAATCCGAATCGGCGATCCGGATCCACAATGTCCGTCCGCCAGACGATGACCCGCTTCCCGCTCAACCCGGCGGAGCAGGAGGCGTGCGGCGTTCCGTGGGGCATGACGGTGGCGCCGTTCGCCGCCTTGGACGAGAACGGCGTCGCGCCGGTCTACGGATCCAACGGTGAGCTGCTGCCGCGATGCGAGAATTGCTGGGCCTACTACAACACCTACTGCGAGCTGGATCAGTGGTCGTGGGACTGCTCCCTCTGCGGCACCACCAACGGCCTCTCCACGCAGTCCATCGCCCAATACTCGTCGCCAAATTCCTGCGCCGAGAATATCTCCTCCTTCATCGACCTCGAATTACCTCGTAATTCCTCTTCTGCTTTCTCCAGCTCCGCCAGTGTAATTGgtgaattttgattgtttttttgttgttgctgATTTACTACGACCTTTCCGTGTTGCCTGAATTTGgtttcattttcctttcatCAATCTATTTAACAACCATAATGCTTAGAATTTCAGTATGAACTTATGATAACAATTCTAGATAAAGTACTTAACTAGTCTTGCTGAGATTGAATAGAAATCCTCATTTATGATGTCTACGAGCTTTTCATTGTGTTTAAATCCAATCCTATTAGTATAGTTGATTATAGGTtgcaataatttttcattGCTCTAGCAGGAAGTTGAACTAGCTATCACAGTTTATGATATAGGATTACATCTTATATGGAGAAATATGATTACCTTGGCCACATTATTTATACGTATAATGTATGTGATATCATCAGTCTTGACTTCTTTTCATTTATGAAATGTATTACGTCATACATATATTCAAACTGTTGCAGTAATGTGTAGGAAGATCATCTCACATAGCTTGTTATTGTGTGCAAAGTTGTATTTCATAAGCTTGCACCTTCCTTTCATTATAACTGTGATTTGCTGGAAACTGTGGTTAGgttgttttgtgtttttcatTATTCATTTCGTTGTGGCAGAGGAAGGATCCGAAGAAATGAAGGCAAGGCCAGTGTATGTTGCTGCTGTTGACCTCTCTTGTAAGATTTTGTATATCCCTATTGCGAAAGTTGACTGCTGCATCTCcatttgtataaaataaataagataaaatcaaTCTTTCGCACTCGAGTTTGGGGTTTAAATTGGTATGGGTCTCTTTTGTTGAGTACAAATTGTACTGGGATCACAATAGTGGGTATGTTAATGCAAGTAATGTCAGGAAATCATGCTTTGGGGTTCAAAAGTTCAAACCCTGTTATAAACTGTATAAGGTAGGAAAGAATAGATTTCCCATGCTAAACGAATGCATAAGTGGATGCTGTTATTATGATACTATTTGGTGAAGAAGATGTAACTTGAACagtttatccaaaaaaaaacattaatgtGTGAACTGTAGACTAGTATTACTATCATTCTCGACCAATCATGTATGTTAATGCAATTTCAGTATGACTCACATTTGGTCTCCTTGAATTGTCTTCTTCTGCAGCATCAGAAGAGTTTCTGGAACTAACTAAAAGTGCTCTTTTAGCAGCATTGGAAGGTTTGTTATGTTTCTATCTCCTATTCAAGTTGTTGTCACTAAAGTGAATTCTAGTCTTAATCTCCTAATTTTGCAGCACTGGGGCCCGGGTCACTTTTTGGTCTTGCTACATTCAGCCATAAAATAGGCTTGTATGATGTTCAAGGGCCCATTCCTGTAGTCAAGAATGTCTTTATTCACCCAGAGTCTCTTGAAAACCTAACAGTGGAGCTTGAGGATGTTATGCCACTGTTTTCATTTCTGGCTCCAGTATGTACATTGATGGTGTTTGTGTTGTCATGctctttattatttcattagacTATATATATGCTAGTTTACactttgaaatattttatctgAGTTGTGGTAGGGTTGAAGCTTTGGATCTTGACTAGTCAGTACTCACatctttaaatatcaatgttGTAGGTGGACACTTGCAAAGACCTTATTGCATCTGCCCTTGAAACTCTAAAACCAACAACTTCCTGGGAACGGACTACAGCTGCTGGTCAAGGAGTAGATGGTGTTTTACTTGGTGGGCGAGGATTTGGGGTTGCAATGGAAGCTCTGCTCAAGTATCTTGGATCAGAGTATGGGAATACATATGCGCTGGGTACAATAAATCTATCAACGATTCCtgtaaataatattttgtaatttactaGTAATTTGTTTGCTTCCATTTTCTGCTTCTTCAGCATGGTACTTTGGCCAAAGCCTCTCATTTACTATATGTTTACTGGATGCCCTGACCTAGTCAGGACTTCTAATTATTCTCCCTTTTGCTCCTCCCTCTGGTGGAATGCAGCCAGAGTTTTTGCCTTTCTATCGGGTCCTCCGGATTATGGTCTTGGCCAGCTAGACACCAGACGATACGGTGAACAGTATGCTAGTAAAGGAGAGGACGCTGATCGTGCTTTACTCCCTGAGCAGACTCCATTTTATAGAGATTTGGTAGTTTGCTTGTCTTAACGAATCGCTTAAGAAACtggtaaaataataaagtgatAAGCTGAAAATTTATGCTTCACAGGCTGCTGTTGCTGTTCAAGCCGGTGTATGTGTGGATCTATTTGCTGTTACAAATGAATATACTGATCTAGCATCTTTGAAGTTTCTAAGCATTGAGAGTGGAGGCTCTTTGTTTCTATATTCAAGTACTGATGATTCAACACTTCCTCAAGATATGTGAGTTTCGAAGTTATACCTGAAGATGATTCTTGTAGATGATATTAATTTCAGATTATCTTGTAATAGCTGGGAATAAACTAAATCAATTTatgattttccttttcaattaGACACATAGATGATATATATGATGTGATGCAGGTACCGTATGTTAAGTAGACCATATGCTTTCAATTGTGTTCTCCGTGTCAGGGCATCATCTGAATTTAAGATTGACCATTCAGTAAGAATTGGCTGTTCCagttttgaattgtttttgccatttttaaaCTCTTACAATATGACTCTCCATTTCTGATGCTACAGTATGGGCACTTCTTCCCAGACCCGGAGTATGAAAATGTTCAGCACATCATCTGCTGCGACTCTTTTGCCACATATGCCTATGACTTTGATTTTCTGGGTGATACTGGATTTTCACTGTAACGTGAATACTTCCTTTTACTTATCTGTTTTCTTATGTAGTTCTCAAgtgtttttttacttttatttcttgatttttttttgctttgcACATATTGTCAACATATTAAAGACTTACCATGAAGTTGATGTGCCCATGATATTTGATATGCATACAATAATTATGTGATATTGGTCGTTCTCTTTACTGTTGGCTTAGATTCATacctcctttttcttttttactttttaaccGTGATTCATCTTAAGATATCCTACTcaattcattttcattcacGGTTGATGTAATATTGACTACAACAGCTAAAGTACCTTCATGAATCATGGCATAACATCTAATTAGTGTAATTGGAGATCCCATTATTTCTCTGATTCCCAGCCACCCAGGAAGTTGGGGCACAAGAAACATCTTTTCCCTTAAATCTTTCCCTTTCTGCTAGAATTCTGTTTTTTTCTGGATTGCTGTTTTCATAAGCTGAAGCCAAGTATGCTCGTGCAACATCCCTCATATATCTTGTAGTCCTTTATTTGTGCTCTTGCATTCTCATGAATTGGGGACTCAATCAATATGTAAAGCCATTTGTTTACAACTCGTGTAGAACTTGATGGATGAAAAAATTCCAATGATTGATCAATTTCATTTTGCTTACCATTCTCTAAATTTTCAATGTTGTATTTGTGTTTGATTCTGTATAAAATTACTACAATCGACAATTTTCTGCAGGCACAGCAAAGAGCGCCCAACATTACAGATTGCATTTCAATACTCAGTGGTTGTGCCTCCAAATGAACTGTCAGGGTCAAGTTCAGGAACTTCAAAGAGGTATGCTTCTTTTTGTGCAGTTGAAGCTTTCTGGTCATAAGAGCAATGGTCCTGGGTGTCAAACCTTGGATGAATTCTGGAATAAGAACTATCTAATGTGTTGATTCAGCAGAGAACAACATGTTCACTGACTTCATGATGTAAAGAAAAGATTGATAAACTGTTTTAGAACTCGTGAATCTTGTGATTTTCTGGTCAGTATTTTTGGAAGCAGTTTAAACACATCCATTGATTGAGCTCAGTGTAAAAGCAgtttcacaaaaatagttgAGGTGATCGTTAGGTTGTGTCAATGACAATAATGGTGGTTGCGAAAAAACTCCTGGCTCTGATAGTTTCACTTATTTTCAAAATGCTTCATTCAGTCATTCTTAAATTGCTTATGTGAAATCTGATTATGAATGTAAATAGTAATACAAGAAATTCAAAGTTAAATCCGGTTCTCAATTATGGCAAGAACTAATTCCAGTGGTCACATAATGGTAtattatttgcataaaatctgATATAGtggtttaattatttacagtgtaggattttaaatattttgggagGCATTTTTTTATCCCTGTCTTTCTGGCTAGCTTCTCGTGCACACTGGCTGTGAATaatgaaatgttgaaaatGTGAGTGCTGATGTATATTTTCTGCTGGATTATGCTAAGTGAGGTTGATTCTGCTGACCTTACAATTCAGATAGTGCTGGAGTTGACTTAAATAACCTTGTTTAGATTATGACAATGAGTTAAAATGAttaacttttataattatcCATGACTtctatattttctcatttttggATCTTATATATCTTGAAATGAGTATTCTCACACTAAGAGCTCTTTGTGCCCCGTTAATTTGACCTGTTGAGGACTGGGCCATTACTTATATGCTACTACTTGCTTTTGCTGTTGTTAAAAGAGCATTCGCCAGTGCTTTGAGTTTTAAAGCATGAGGTTCGGTTGATCAATGTTATATATGTATGATCTACTTTCATGCAGAGATACATATTCCCTGCAAAGGAGACTGAGGATTAGAACTGTACAATTTGAAGCTGCTCGCAATATCAACGAGATTTATGATACTGTGGATCCTGAAGTCATTCTCTCCATACTTGTTCACGAGGTAAACCCTATTTCCGGAAGGTTGTGGTTGCTATCTATGTCTATGCATTTTGTAAGCTTGGGAGCGACAGGAGAGGTGAGGATTTGCAGATTTGTGTCATATATACTGCATTTTTAAGCGTCATAAgattcatttcatattttgtccTATGCATGCGTTTGTTGAAGATTGTGTCTGTGTACTGTCGACGTCAGCGTGGCTGAGTTATAGCcaaatatttggatttgatCTTCCCTTCAGAGGAGTATGCTGATGGCTGATTCATTTATACTGTCAAGTTATTTTAACGTTTTGTTCTTTAAAATTCTTATCAGGTGATTTTGTCTTCGCTAGAGCAAGGAATTCGGGAGGCTAGGATTTTACTGCATGAGTGGCTTGTAAATCTTGTCGCTCAGTATAATGATGCTTTCAAGCTTTTTGAACATGGAAGAGGAAGTTTAACAACTTCCCGTGTTGATGTTGCCTTCAGCCAATGCCCTCAGCTGCAATCTTTACCCCGCTTAATTTTTGCTTTGCTACGGAATCCTCTTCTTCGGTTTCATGAAGAAGGTGTTCATCCAGACTATCGGATATATCTTCAGTGTTTGTTCAGGTATGCAGGACATAATCATTTGCATCAACCTTCAGTGGTTGTATAATGGCGCCATCAAGCTTTTTTAAAACTTACAACTCTTTTTAATGCAGTGCCCTGGAACCTTCTTCACTTAGCCGTGCTATATATCCTTCATTGGTGTCGTATGAATCTCCAGAAAAACAAGCATTCCCTCGCCATTCCCTGAGCCGTGCTGCACTAATAACAAGTGGCAGCCCAATTTTTTTCCTCGATGCTTTCACAATGCTCATTGTGTTCTATTCCTCCACAGCTGACGCTTCCCTTCCTTTCCCTCCGCCCCAGGATTGTAAGTGAACGTTCATttgtttcttctctctctctctctcccctccCTTTTAGAATTACGATTGCATTCACGTTTGCTAATAAACGATACCTAACCAGGCCTTTTGAGAAGAAACATCAACAAACTGAAGCAAGAGCGGAGTATTACTCCTAAACTGATTTTTATAAGAGGGGGGAAGGACGATGCAACGGTTTTCGAGAACTATCTTATCGAGGAACAGGACGTGGAAGGAAGTGGGTTCACTAGTGTTATGGGTTTCGTCTCCTTCCTCGACGAGATCAACCAAGATGTGCTAGAATACATCAACAAACCAAATGGTAAATAGTGTTAGAATACAGGAGTTGGAATACAAAGTTGGTAATTGTGGATACAGAAGGTTAGTTCCCAAATGGAGAAGCAGATTGTCGTCGTCCATGGGAATTATGTTGTTAATCAATCATGTATTGACTTTACTTTactgtagtgctttgtttatttttcagGTTCTGTATTGCTTTGTAATATTAGACCGTGGAAGGAGTTGATTATTTTGGGATTCCAGATTCCAATTTCTTTTCTCCTCTGTATAATTGTACCCTTTCTTTACTTCTCTTACCATCAGCCTAACATTTTGGCCGGTTGCAAGAATAAACTTTTGTACTTGActtttcaaattaatcaaCTCTCCGCATTAATACGATACGAACCCTAcctttcatgatttttttagtaatactGCAACCTTTATAAACAATACACTATTATTTCCATTCTGGTTTATTTATTGggttaaattcaaaattttaaaatataaataattggacAGAAAGTCACGATTTACCTCGTCTGTGGATGTTCATGTCATTATTtg
The genomic region above belongs to Salvia hispanica cultivar TCC Black 2014 chromosome 3, UniMelb_Shisp_WGS_1.0, whole genome shotgun sequence and contains:
- the LOC125214810 gene encoding protein transport protein Sec24A translates to MSVRQTMTRFPLNPAEQEACGVPWGMTVAPFAALDENGVAPVYGSNGELLPRCENCWAYYNTYCELDQWSWDCSLCGTTNGLSTQSIAQYSSPNSCAENISSFIDLELPQEGSEEMKARPVYVAAVDLSSSEEFLELTKSALLAALEALGPGSLFGLATFSHKIGLYDVQGPIPVVKNVFIHPESLENLTVELEDVMPLFSFLAPVDTCKDLIASALETLKPTTSWERTTAAGQGVDGVLLGGRGFGVAMEALLKYLGSEYGNTYALARVFAFLSGPPDYGLGQLDTRRYGEQYASKGEDADRALLPEQTPFYRDLAAVAVQAGVCVDLFAVTNEYTDLASLKFLSIESGGSLFLYSSTDDSTLPQDMYRMLSRPYAFNCVLRVRASSEFKIDHSYGHFFPDPEYENVQHIICCDSFATYAYDFDFLGDTGFSLHSKERPTLQIAFQYSVVVPPNELSGSSSGTSKRDTYSLQRRLRIRTVQFEAARNINEIYDTVDPEVILSILVHEVILSSLEQGIREARILLHEWLVNLVAQYNDAFKLFEHGRGSLTTSRVDVAFSQCPQLQSLPRLIFALLRNPLLRFHEEGVHPDYRIYLQCLFSALEPSSLSRAIYPSLVSYESPEKQAFPRHSLSRAALITSGSPIFFLDAFTMLIVFYSSTADASLPFPPPQDCLLRRNINKLKQERSITPKLIFIRGGKDDATVFENYLIEEQDVEGSGFTSVMGFVSFLDEINQDVLEYINKPNGK